From Chryseobacterium salivictor, a single genomic window includes:
- a CDS encoding DUF6600 domain-containing protein, with product MKTKNTSASTLKKLFKTVFTFALFIAIYANFGMTCVSAQSRISATITYQTFYDELSPYGHWIEYPGYEHVWSPNVDGDFRPYLTNGSWEYTTDGWAWVSNYDWGWAPFHYGRWLYDPLYGWLWIPGYEWSPAWVTWGEVDDYYAWAPLGPLVNVGLAYYNWRPNAFYWNIVRRNHIYDRDVSRFAEDRSRDNTFVNRIHTLNNFNRTFIHNQYYSHGPELKNVEEYTSRRITPVSIKSAAKIIPAKREGNNLHLYRPAVVHPQPPVFRRMNIDNAPMRTGEENFRQQNNNNRNSQLIENNRQDQNREARKTRSLEKAPRNQNMEVRTSPLSERRRQIYNTEEQRMPPVDRATQRQNIERMPEMRSPARSFESRMPQGSGRRR from the coding sequence ATGAAAACAAAGAACACAAGTGCGAGTACATTGAAAAAATTATTTAAAACTGTTTTCACATTCGCATTATTTATAGCGATTTATGCCAATTTTGGCATGACCTGCGTTTCTGCGCAGTCACGAATTTCTGCAACGATTACCTACCAAACTTTTTATGATGAACTTTCTCCCTATGGACACTGGATTGAGTATCCAGGCTATGAGCATGTCTGGAGCCCCAATGTCGATGGAGATTTCCGACCTTATTTAACTAATGGAAGCTGGGAATACACCACCGATGGTTGGGCTTGGGTTTCCAATTATGATTGGGGTTGGGCACCTTTTCATTATGGCCGCTGGTTGTACGATCCTCTATATGGATGGTTATGGATTCCCGGTTATGAGTGGTCTCCGGCTTGGGTAACTTGGGGAGAAGTCGATGATTATTATGCCTGGGCACCTTTGGGGCCTCTTGTAAATGTAGGTTTGGCTTATTATAACTGGAGACCTAATGCTTTTTACTGGAATATTGTTCGAAGAAATCATATTTATGACAGAGATGTATCCAGATTCGCTGAAGATCGAAGCAGAGATAATACTTTCGTAAATAGAATCCACACGCTTAATAATTTTAACAGAACATTTATCCATAATCAATATTATTCTCACGGACCGGAATTAAAAAATGTTGAAGAATACACCAGCCGGCGAATCACTCCTGTATCAATTAAATCAGCGGCGAAAATAATACCGGCAAAAAGAGAAGGTAATAATTTACATCTCTATCGTCCAGCCGTAGTTCATCCGCAACCCCCGGTTTTTAGAAGGATGAATATTGACAATGCTCCAATGAGAACAGGAGAAGAAAACTTCAGGCAACAAAACAATAATAATAGAAATTCACAATTAATTGAGAATAATCGGCAAGATCAAAATAGGGAGGCCAGAAAAACACGTTCTTTAGAGAAAGCCCCTCGAAACCAAAATATGGAGGTCCGAACATCACCATTATCAGAAAGAAGACGTCAAATTTATAATACAGAAGAACAGAGAATGCCTCCTGTAGATAGAGCTACCCAACGACAAAATATAGAGCGTATGCCTGAAATGAGAAGTCCGGCACGTTCTTTCGAAAGCAGAATGCCGCAGGGTTCAGGTAGAAGAAGATAA